In Rhinoraja longicauda isolate Sanriku21f chromosome 16, sRhiLon1.1, whole genome shotgun sequence, the genomic stretch AGAGgcctcattccctccctctctcattcacTCACATCCCACTCCTCGTGTCCGCGGCCGGAGGATCGCCCTCCGtcaggcagggagggggaggaggggaggacgcGGGGCCGAGCGGCGGCGGCTGTTCACCAACCTGAGCTCCCGGCGCTGAGCTCCCGGAAGGCCTGATCCCGTCGGACAGACAGCGCCCTCCGCCAATCAggggccacgtccagccccccaggCGCCGGAAGCTGCGGAGCGACGACGATCCGCTCCAATCACAACCCGCTCATTCATCTGCAGGGGGGGGACGTGGCCGTCGAATGACCGGCCGCGCCCAGGCAACCGTTGCTAGGGCAGCATAGGTGTCGGCGATTGGTGGAGGGCGCTGTCTGTCCGAGGGCTGGACCTATAGGACGCGATCACCTGCGCGGGACGGAGAGGGTGGGCGGGGACGCGGCTCTGATTGGTCGGACGCCGGGAGAGAGCGGGATCTTTGTCCTTTGTGACGTCACGGCCTGGGCGGCGGAACACGCTCCCATTGGCCGCAGGCGCTGCCCGTCAGTGGGTGGGGGGCGCGACCTGGTTGCCGGTCACGTGAGACGGGACTGGGATTCCGCGAGCTCAGGCGGGAGGATGGCAGCCGCCCGCCGTCGCTCGGCCccgcctccttccccccccccccccccagcccctccactccccccacagcccccccacctcctccctttcCGAGGGGCAATCCTGCGGCCGGCGACCCGAGGAGTGGgatgtcttcttcttgcgtttgaggcagcaggagttatgtgCCGCCCTctagaggtctacccctccaccagggggacggaggacagtgcagtcggacatgccgtgctgcgctgtttgctggtctgctccacacactcaggctgctgatgaacgcaacccccaacgatgcatgttggcgttgaaccggccgacccctgtgcggagccggttcagggcgacccactctttgcggggcatgtccgagccgggtggggctgtggtgttcagtgcgacggtgaattgaggaggtggcgatgtctgttcccagctggttctccatgctcctagtatgttgaaaccggagccacagagggtcgccgcgtgacgggagaaagggtgatgagatgacaggcaatgaggtcccagttgctgtgaatcctgggcgaggtggtgcaaaggatgtttggcgtccgatggggccttgcacaccagcctatgagtgaagaactctctgcgaagcttggcgggtgcgatacctgcgagcaccggcaggagatccgtcggagtagggcgtaggcagccagtgatgatccgcgtggtgtcgttgagggtggcgtcaaTATGagtgctgcggcaccatgctggggcggcatactcagcggcgctgcacacgagtgcaagagcactggttcgaagagtagatgtcctggcgccccatgattaTCCGGCCGAGCAGCGCAGGAGATTGTTCCGTGCTGAGACTTTAGCGCGGAGagtttcaaggtgttgcttgtaggtcagctgccgatctagtttcaccccgaggtatgtaagaaatgggttgtagggtaggggtgacccattgaggatgACGGttggctggcgttgagcttccttgttgttcaggtgaaaggccattgtggtggtttttgctatactgttttagtctccaggtcttaaggtagcgcgcgacaagttccatatccgccgagagcacatcctcaacatttgaccaactacTGTCTGAGTACAGTGGGGCCAAgttatctgcgtatccatactggcgcgaggtcatgcgtggcagatcgctgataaagagattgaagagcatgggggccagtaccgagccttgggggactccgtttcttaggagTCGCAgttggctagattgtccgtcgctggtcttgagtacaaaactgcggttggcaaggagccgcagtaaatgacggtcagggatggttcagaggagcttcaagatcaggccctggtgccacacagtatcataagcgGCGGTGAGGTCAAGgagtgtgatgcccgccttgtgacccttttcgaaactgtcttcgatgtcattggtcagcttgactatttggtgggtggtgcagcgtccacgccgaaatctggcttgttcagcgggtagttgaggtcAACGATTGGATTGAGCCAGGTCAGGAGAAGTCATTCGAGGAGCTTGTACAGGACACAGAAGAgcgagatgggccgatagttccttgggtttTCCGCATGCTTGGTTTTGGTAGcgctttccgccagatcttcggaatggactgaccagtgaggcaagaggagtaaaactcacggagccaggccaggcatttaggaccgcagtgtttcaggaattctggggggatgtgAATGAATGACGGAGAGAAGGAGGTCtgggtgccctctggtcctccgtgtgcagcgcCCCCTGGCGGCCGGAGggtcgagtttagtttattgtcatgtgtaccgaggtgcaatgaaaagcttttttggtgtgtgctaaccagtcagcagaaaggcaacacacgattacaatcgatccgtccGCAGTGTACGGATACGGGATGAAGGGAATTACGATGAGTGCAAGACTTGTGTGACTCCAGCATGGAGACAAGGTTTCTCCCTGTATAAGGTGATAAGTGACAGGAgctgaattgggccattcggcccatcaagtctacttcaccattcaatcatggacgatctatctctccctcttaacatcATTCTCCTGCCCCGGACACCCGTGCCAATTAAGATTCTCTCACTCTCCGCTTAAAgggcacggcacggtggtgcagcggtggagttgctgcctcacggcgccagagacctgggtttgatcccgatcctgtctgtatggagtttatatgctctccctgtgatctgtgtgggttttctctgggtgctctggtttcctcccacactccaaagatgtgcaggtttgtaggttaattggcttctgcaaaattgtaaaatCGTCGCTAATGTGTGTCGgatggagctagtgtacggggtgatcaacaTTGGAACCTTCAAAGATGACATTGTTATGATTCCTAGGATAACGCTCACTTTGACAGAACGCGAAGACATTCCCCTTAAGTGGAGACAATTCCCAATTCAGTCACGTTTCGCTATGACGATCCATAAAGCGCAAGGACAAACCATGGAGAACATGTTGATATACCTCGAGAGACCGGTATTTCAGCatgatggggggttgaggggggaaagagtgggggaagggagggtgtagACCAATGCAAAAGAACCCCCGATATTTTTAAGGAAAAACACgattttcccacgtcacaatggcaacccaacaagttgtgagcccaacgggtccacttggtttagtatacatatatatatatgatagatgagatgagatatattctgcattttaatggtttcatcacacatactgttctcccacaacactgattacacagcgAAAGGCAGAGTGAACGGCTGGTTTTGTCCACTAAAATGCGGCAGTTCTGCTCCTTTGCgtattacacttcagtataggcgatttcgacggagtggtctatctcgTTACTCGAGTATCTTTGGtcagggactcttcttcagactgatcggaaagggtgaggggaggaagctggaaaagagaaatgggggctggacaaagcctggcgagggatcggtggacacaaaatgcgggagtaactcagtgggacaggcagcatctctggagagaaggaatgggtgacgtttcaggttgagacccttcttcagaagtgataggtggatacaagtgagggtgacacaagaaactgcagatgctggaatcttgcagagAACACAATTTAGTTAGatgtacagaatctcttgcccagagtgggggaatcgaggaccagaggacagaggttcaaggtgatgggtaaaagatgtaataggaatctgaggaagccccatagcagaagcgtccatgtcgcggggctggaaactggaagtgtcctgagctaattctgctaccaccattatCTATTGCAACAGGTAGTAATAGAAACCCTTGCCACACTCAGTGCACTCTCTCCGGTGTGTATCCGCCGGTGCTCCCGCAGCCCCCGTGCTCTCTTGTAACTCTTGCCGCGGTGGGAAGAGCCGCACGCCGGCGTGGGCTCGCCGGTGCTGCCGCAGCCCCCGCGGCCTGTCAAACGCCTCAACGCAGTATTGGCAGTCGTAAGGCTAGCCACCGGTGTGCACGCGCTGGTGAGACAGGGCGTGGGAGGCCATGACAAAGCGCTCCCACTCACCAGGCTGGGGTTGATACAGTCACCGGCGTGCGCCCGCCGGTGGCTCAGCATGTTGGAGGAGGTGGTGAAGCTcttgccgcagtcgctgcagCTGAACGGCCGCTCCCCGGTGTGCAGGCGCCGGTGCACCTTGAGTTCCGACGACGACTTGAAGCCtttgccgcagtcggagcaggtgaagggccgctcgctgctgtgcacccgctggtgctgGCTCAGCCCCGACGACTGGGTaaagctcttgccgcaggtggagcagcCATAGGGCCTCACGCCCGTGTGCACCCGCCGGTGGATCATCAGGTGCTGCGCCATCTTGAACGTCTTGCTGCAGTCGGAGCAGTCGAAGGGGCGTTCTCCCGTGTGTGACCGCcggtgggtctccagctggtacGGGTACTGGCATGCCTTGCCACACACGTCACACACACAAATCTTGTCCTTGTTGCGCTTCATCGTGTGGTCGTCCACCGAAGCTCAGCCCGCACAGcgagcagatggggggggggcCTCACCGGCACCCTGGCCGCCCTCAATGGCCGCTCACGTCCCCATCTCTCCGTCCACAGCAACGGCTTCTAAACCCTGCAGGAGGGGAACACAGAGGGTCAACAAGCTGGCAAACAGGACATTACAAACACGTGAACATCACTGGTGCTTGAaagggggggggctgtggggagaaggagggagtgaagggggggatgagggagtgggggaggggtagtcACGTGGGTGGGCAGCTTGCATCATGGGAAGaaggtcacagagtgctggagtcactcagcggatcgggcagtgactggagaacacggataggggaTGTTTTTTAGGTCACAATCCTTCtgcagacctgaaacgtctccgatCAATgttgaccagagatgctgcctaacctgctatgttactccagcactccgtgtctttttgtgcatgaaccagcatctgcaatagacaataggtgcaggagtaggccattcggcccttcgagccagcaccgccattcaatgtgatcatggctgatcattctcaatcagtaccctgttcctgccttctccccataccccctgactccgctatccttaagagctctatctagctctctcttgaaagctctcagagaattggcctccactgccttctggggcagagaatttcacagatttacaactctctgactgaaaaagtttttcctcacatccgttctaaatggcctaccccttattcttaaactgtggcccctggttctggactcccctaacatggggaacatgttttctgcatctaacgtgtccaaccccttaacaatcttatatgtttcgataagatcccctctcattcttctaaattccagtgtatacaagcctagtcgctccagtctttcaacatatgatagtcccgccattccgggtattaacctggtaaacctacactgcatgccctcaatagcaagaatatccttcctcaaacttggaaaccgaaactgcacacagtactccaggtgcggtctcactagggccctatacaactgcaggacctctttgctcctgtactcaactcctcttgttatgaaggccaacattccattggctttctttattgcctgctgtacctgcatgcttcctttcagtgactgatgcactaggacacccagatctcgttgtacgtccccttttcctaacttgacaccattcagataatactctgccttcctattaccaccaaagtggataacctcacacttatccacattaaactgcatctgccatgcatccgcccactcacacaacctgtccaagtcaccctgcaacctcatagcttcttcctcacagttcacactaccccccaacttagtatcatctgcaaatttgctaatggtacttttaatcccttagtctaagtcattaatgtatatcgtaaatagctggggtcccagcaccgaaccttgcggtaccccactggtcactgcctgccattccgaaagggacccatttatccccactctttgctttctgtctgccaaccgattttctatccatgtcagtaccctacccccaatatcatgtgctctaattttgcccagatgggcacaaagtgctggggaaaaaAATACGTCACGGCGCAGGGTGGGGGGTACATCACGGCACAGGGCGGCTGGCTGGCGGAATTGCGGCTGGACGCGTTGCACAGATGCTCGGCGAGCCCTGGTCgatacgaccccccccccccccccccgcttctggttctggttgattaccgcgcaaacacctcataaagtggttatctcgcgtaggtcggagtgagtagagtatgttgtgatattgcaaggactattttgttatatcacaaggactatgtgtacttgtggtcattccaatagacaataggtgcaggaggaggccattcggcccttcgagccagcaccgccattcaatgtgatcatgactgatcattctcaatcagtaccccgttcctgccttctccccataccccctgactccgctatgcttaagagctccatctgagtctctcttgaatgcattcagagacttggcctccactgccttctgaggcagagaattccacagattcacaactctctgactgaaaaagttccagagtcataacaacggtataaccatcagtctgaagaagggtctcggcccgaaacgtcacccatgccttctctcctgagatgctgcctgacctgctgagttactccagcattttgtgaataaacaacggtataacagatatCGGACCACGAACTACAACAACAGactagtgattacattttgaagtgaagTGAAGTTTGACCAAATTGAGGAGATCTAGAGTTGCTCAATCCCccttttttaaatgactgaacatcaggGGGAGCGGCTTCGCGTGTGTTGGGTGGCCGCATACTCCATTACCTCATCGTCCTACCTAGGCTCTCATTTAAAGGGGATATTGGTAGCAAAGCCCTTCCAGCACTGCTCGGACTGCAACCGAAGAACCAGAGGCCTCATTCCTTCACTCACATCCCACTCCTCGTGTCCGCGGCCGGAGGATCGCCCTCCCtcaggcagggagggggaggaggggaggacgcGGGGccgagcggcggcggcggtggcTGTTCCCCAACCTGAGCTCCCGGCGCTGAGCTCCCGTAAGGCCTGGTCCCGTCGGACAGCGCCCTCCGCCAATCAGGGGCCATGTCCCACCCCCCCAGGCGCCGGAAGCTGCGGAGCGACGACGATCCGTTCCAATCACAACCCGCTCAATCATCTACATTCACCCGCCCCCCAGGCACCGATTGACCGGCCGCGCCCAGGCAACCGTTGCTAGGGCAGGATAGGCGTTGGCGGAGGGCGCTGTCTGTCCGAGGGCTGGGTCGGCGGCTCGACCTATAGGACGCGATCACCtgcgagggacggagagggtgggCGGGGACGCGGCTGTGATTGGTCGGACGCCGGGAGAGAGTGGGACCTTTGTCATTTGTGACGTCACGGCCTAGGTGGCGGGACCGCTCCCATTGGCCGCTGGCGCTGCCCGTCAGTGGGTGGGGTCGCAGGGGCGGGACCTGGTTGCCGGTCACGTGAGACGGGACTGGGATACCGCTCGCTCAGCGCCGGGAACTCAGGAGAAAGGCAGCCGCCCGCCATCGCTCGGCCCCTcgtcctttccccccacccccttcctcctcccttccgGAGGGGCAATCCTGCGGCCGGCGTCCCGAGGAGTGGGATGTGAGGGAGGGAAGGTCTGGACGCCCTCTGGTCCTCCGATTGCAACCCCCCTGGCGGCGGGAGACCGCGGTGCAGCGTCTCTGGTCAGCCTGCCGTAATGCAATGCCCCCTGGCGGCGGAAGACCGTATTGCATCGTCTCTGCTCAGCCCGCCGCAATGCAATGCCCCCTGGCGGCGGAAGACCGCGGTGCAGTGTCTCTGCTCAGCCTGCCGCAATGTCCCCTGGCGGCGGGAGGGTTGAGTTGCGTTTTGTTGGGCCCACAACTCGTTTTGTTGCCATTTGTGACGAAGAAAAATCGcggtttttctttaaaatggcagAGTTTTTGTTTGCATTGGTCTAGCGCCCAACGATTATGATTATATTATGTTTATGATTGAGCCATGCGACCcatcgatctatctttccctctaaaccccattttccagccttctccccataacccctgacacccgcaccaatcaagattctgtcaatctcctctttaaaaggcacggggtttgatcctgactacgggtgctttctggagtttatatgctctccccgtgacctgcatgagtattctccgggtgctacggtttcctcccacattccaaagacgtacaggtttgtaggtcaatttggCTTATGCAAAATTGTAACATCGTCGCTAATGTGTATAGGATGGAgctagcgtatggggtgatcattggtgggtgaggactaggtgggccgaagggcctgtttccgtgcagtatctctaaaatctaaacaatacccagtgacggcctccactgccgtctgtggcaatgacttccacagattcaccaccctccggttatagaaattcctccccatctccttcctaaaagcatAGGTGGGAAAAGCAGGGAGGGTTAGGGGCCAGATGTTGGACTAGCTTTGAAAGGCATGGctgtgtgtttctgtgctgtgggactGACCGGGCTCAACAGAGTAGTAGTTTGATGCTTTAGCCTGCAGCGACCCAGGAGTACTGCGGTCCAGATGCTTCATTAGTTTGTCGTCCAGCACACAGACGAAATGGTCCGTTCACACGCAGCCGCCAGAGCAAACAGTGTACATACGGTGAAGACAAACGCAATGTCCAGTGCAGAACAGTGCCCAGATTGTGTTGCACAAAGCCCGGGGTAGCGTgaacgagatgggccgaagggggggTCTGCGGGCAGGGCGACCACCcacgctgtccgtgtggagtttgctcgctcCCCAACCCCGTGGTGGACTGGATGCGGGTCGGGGCAGGGGAGGCAAGCTCAGCCTTCCAAGCCTCAATCCGAGCTCAGCCTTCTTCCCGCGTATCCTAGCCCTGACGGGCCGAGTGCCGCCGCCATTCCTCCCCAGACAACAACTGAGGGGAAAAACACAGAAGAAACCTCTTCCAACCCCCCGAGCCCCTCAGGGAATGCCCCTGCCCTGCGTTGTGAATTCAAGCCTTCACAATTGTGCACGATCAGTTAGCATTTTTCGTTTTGATGCATAGATAGAGGAAAGCTTATCATGGGATAACACGGATTATTTGGGGGCCTCTcgcctttttttttttgcctaaaaaaaacatttatttcattGGAATACAACATGGCTCCAACGGGGTAACGAGCAAAAGTCATTGTTTACGCCTGCAGTGACTGCGGCAAGAAATGCACCTGCTCCGAAACTCAGCGCACGTGGAGAGTCTCTCTGTGGTGTGTATCGGCTGGTGCTCCCGCAGCCCCCGTGCGCTCTTGAAACGCTTGCCTCGGTGGGAAGAGCCGCTCGCCGGCGTGGGCCCGCCGGTGCTGCCTCAGCCCCCGCGAGCTGTCGAACGCCTCACTGCAGTACTGGCAGTCGTAGGGCTGGCCACTTGTGAGCACGGGCTGGTGAGACAGGGCGTGGGAGGCCACGGCAAAGCGCTcgccactcaccgggctggggatGGGACGGTCATCGCcgtgcacccgctggtgcttCAGCAGGTTGGAGGAGCGGGTGTAGCCCTTGgcgcactgggcgcaggtgaaggggcgctcgccggtgttGGTGTACCAGTGCTCCAGCAGGCTGTTGTGGAGGGTGAACCCCTTAccgcagtcgctgcaggtgtacGGCAGCTCGGGTGTGCAGTCGCCAGTGCAGCTTCAACTCCGGCATCgacttgaagcccttgccgcagtcgctgcaggtgaagggccgctcatCGCTGTGCACCTGCTGGTGCCGCCTCAGCCCCGATGACTGGGCAAAGCTCTAGCCGCAGGTGGGGCAGGTGaagggcttctcgcccgtgtgcaccCGCCGGTGCCCCTGCAGCCTCGATGACCGGGCAAAGCTCTAGCCGCAGGTGGAGCAGCCAAAGGGCCTCACGCCCGTGTGCACCCGCCGGTGCATCTTCAGCTCCTGCACCGTCCTGAAGGTCTTGCTGCAGTCGGAGCAGTCGAAGGGGTGATCTCCAGCAGGCATGGGTGCTGCCAGGCCTTGCCACACACGTCGCACTCATAACGCTTCTCCTCGTTGGGCCCCGACAgcggcaccggcagcggcagcgacagcgtcttcgcccgccccgaatcgcggggcttgggtcggcccgccgcggacctttcaccgtccggtgcggcctggaataggccgtggacctttcaccgtccggcgcggcgctccaatgtcgggagccccgaccgccctgacgtggcaacttcaacagcctgaccacgggagaagacggcagggaagagaaaagacattgtggccttccatcacagtgagaagggactggaggagactcactgtgatggatgtttcttttgtttggtgttagtgtatgattgtatgtgttattgcatttttattgattattcttattggtcttagtgtttcaactgcgggtaatgtttcatttcactacacatttatatgtatgtgacaaataaatgactattgactattgattgacatgTGGTCCTCCACCGAAGCTCAGCCCGCACGCCGAGCAGATGGGGGGGTGGAGCTCACCGGCACCCCGTCCGCCCTCAATGGCCGCTCATGTCCCCGTCTCTCCGTCCACAGCAATGGCTCCTAAACCCTGCAGGAGGGGAACACAGAGGGTTAACAAGCTGGCAAACAGAACATTATTAGCACGTGATCATCACTGGTGCTtgaaagggggggggaagggcaggTGGGATaagggggtgaagggggtagtgagggggataagggagtggggaggggggtgaacgGGTGTGGGGGTGGAAGAGTtgggtggggagtggtgggtgaggggtgggatgtgtgggtgagggtgggtgggggggtgggatgattgggtgagggggtgagtgggtggggggttgggatgagttgggtggggggtgagtgggtatGGGGGGTGGGATGAgttgggtggggggtgagtgggtggggggttgggatgagttgggtggggggtgagtgggtggggggttgggatgagttgggtggggggtgagtgggtatGGGGGGTGGGATGagttgggtgtggggggagtgggtgaagTGTGGTTAGGGGGgttagtgggtggggggaggggtgggggggaggggtggggtggggtaagtgggtgggggggagtgggtgaagtGTGGTTAGGGGGGTTagtgggttggggggagggggtgaggggggtggggtgagtgggtgggggggaggggtggggtgaggggagggggtttgggggaggCGCCGCGCTGACCTGGGGGTCGTCGAGCTTCGGGGAAACGCGTCGAGCCGCGCGCCCAACCTCCCACCTGCGCCGTGACGTCAGCCGCGCGTCCAACCGCCCGCCCTGCGCCGTGACGTCAGCCGCGCGTCCAACCGCCCGCCCTGTGCCATGACGTCAGCCGCGCGTGCGAACGGCGCCATGACGTCACCGCCAATCCGAGGGCACACGGCTCAGAGCGGGCACACGGCTCTGATTGGTCAGACGCAAGGAGAGGGGCGGGTCCTGGTCGCCGATCACGTGAGGTGGGTCGAGGCCTCCGCTCGCTCAGCGCCGGGCGCTCAGGTAGGGaaccgccgccgccgctgctcggCCCCGcgtcctccccgccccctcctcccttcccgagGGCGATCCTGCGGCCGCCGACCCGAGGAGTGGGATgtgagtgaaggagggagggaaggaggtctGGGCGACCTCTGGTCCTCCAGCCTGAGCGCCCCCTGGTGGCGGGAGGgttgacaataggcgcaggaggagaccaatcggcccttcgagccagcaccgccattcaatgtgttcatggctgatcattcacaatcagtaccccgttcctgccttctccccataccctctgactccgctatccttaagagctctatctagctctctcttgaatccatccagtgaattggcctccactgccttctgaggcagagaatcccacagattcacaactctctgatcaaaaagtttttcctcatctccgttctgaatggccgacctcttattcttaaactgtggcccctggttctggactcccccaacattgggaacatgtttcctgcctctaacgcgtccaatccctcaataatcttatatgtttcagactgaagaagggtctcgacccgaaacgtcacccattccctctctcctagatgctgcctgaccagctgagttactccagcattttgtgacgccATCAATAAAAGGGAGGTAGACTGTTGGATAGTTCCATTATTGAATGGAAGTAATTAGCTGACTTCCCCTCCCAAATACTCAAACACTcagctgtgtaaaaaaaataatttaaaatatctgCCACTGAATAAAAAGATTCATTCTAAAACGATTCTCCCACGTTTATTGCCAACAGCTCCTTATTAAATCGTATAATTAGTGCGACACTCAAACGCAATTCATTCATATGTGCACCTCTTAAATAAACCATCATTGAAAATCTACAAAGCTGCAATCCACAGCAAGTAAAATATTGTCAATAAAATATTTTGGTTCTTTCATAGTGTTTCCATAAAATTCAGCTGAATTATCTGTGACCCGTAATCCCGTTATTAAGTGGGTTAATACATTCAAAGACAATGGCTTTGCGAAACGGACAAAAGTTtttcattaaacccgctgacaagggagggtcTGTGGTAgtctggtagtctggcgtgctgacctctactggaccgaggccagacgacaactatcaaacacctcttcctacctatccctggaccatgaccccaccgaccaacaccagacctttatcagcagcaccatcacggacctcatcatctccgacgatctaccccccagtgcctccaatctcatagttccccagccccgcacggcccgattctacctcctactcaAAAtctacaaacagaactgtcccggcagacccattgtctctgcctgttcatgccccaccgaacttatctccacctacctcgactccatcctatcccccctggttaaatccctccccacctacgtccaagacacctcacacgctctccatctcctcgataacttccggttc encodes the following:
- the LOC144601031 gene encoding uncharacterized protein LOC144601031: MKRNKDKICVCDVCGKACQYPYQLETHRRSHTGERPFDCSDCSKTFKMAQHLMIHRRVHTGVRPYGCSTCGKSFTQSSGLSQHQRVHSSERPFTCSDCGKGFKSSSELKVHRRLHTGERPFSCSDCGKSFTTSSNMLSHRRAHAGDCINPSLVSGSALSWPPTPCLTSACTPVASLTTANTALRRLTGRGGCGSTGEPTPACGSSHRGKSYKRARGLREHRRIHTGESALSVARVSITTCCNR